The Sabethes cyaneus chromosome 3, idSabCyanKW18_F2, whole genome shotgun sequence DNA window AATTTTTTATTCTGAATATCTAGAAATCTTTCAACTAGTATTTAACCAACCAATTTTTTGTGTCTTTTACAGTTGAAACAGCACAGGATAAAGTAAAGCGCATTCTTACCTATTGTAAGGTCCTACAGGCACCGTGCGCTGCCACACTGCCGCAATGGTACGACGTCAACTATGCGTACTCTGGCTTGCACAGCATTATTCATCCACCACCCCCTAACGTGAATCTCTGGGGAGGAGCCGGATCACCAATAAAGGCTGAAGTGAACATCGAgtgtaaattttgttttgaaaactaCCGACAGATCAGCTGCCAATTCTACATTGTACAGCCGGCCCAATTTTTCGTACAATCCAACAGGAATGGCAAACTGGTGATTTGCGAATGCTGTGATTTCTCGGATGAGGAAGAAGAGGATAACAAAGTAAATCCCGAGGAAAAGTTGCCGGAAGAAGAGACGAAGCAAGAAGCAGTTGATGAAGTGAAACCGGCGCCAGCTGCTTTGGCTTCAACGAGTGGTAACGATATTAAAAGTGAACCAGAATCTGACAGCGCGGATGACAAGCCATTAGCAGAGAAGCCGGACGACGACATGACCGATGTTCTGGACAAACATCAGAAACGAGTTAAAATCGAAGGTAAAACTTTGACTAGCGTGGTGGGCTGTAAAGAAAATGCCACCGTGACGTCTGGCCACGTCAAGAAGTCTCGTACGAAGCCTGGTTGGTATGGCAAGGGGTACGGTAAgttaagaaagaagaaaaaaagattcGGATAAGGTCCCTTTGCCACTATAATTAACTAGGTAGTATTATAATAGGTAGTTTGTAATAATTTCGCATTCTCGTGTGATTTCATGTTTCGAAGTCGTATTTCGTTCCTTTTTACTATTTTGTGTTTGTGTAGGTAGTAGATTATGTATAACATCGATTACTATTTAGATAAGTTTCATTGCATATGTTTCAATATATATGTATCAATATTTGCCAGCTTATGATGCGGGTTTTCGGCcgaatttcaagttattgctcTGGTATAGGACTCTTTCCTGAAAAATATCAAGGAGCGATAagtttttaaaataatgttttctATGAGCCATAATGCACTCTGGTTCTTATACGTTTCTCTCAAAGGCTCGTTGCAAGAATTTGACTTTAAAATTACTCATCTGCGAGCATAGTATGCATATCTTCCTTCCAAACTAAAAGCAAAGAATGACGCAGGCGTATGAATCGCAATTAAAGTTCAACCTTTTTGCCATCCGAAAAGAGCACATTCTTTTATTTCTCGGTCCAGGAAATGCATTTCTGCGCACTGATTTGTGGTGCTGTTCTTTTCTTGTTGGTTGCAATTTTACAAATTCTATCAttattcgtggatttcaaggcagcatacgatacagatGAGCACGAAAAGCTATGATAAATAATGCACCGGAATGGTTTTCCGTATAAACTGAATCTGAAAAGTCCTGTTTAGATATCCGCGGCCCTATAACTCCAGCAGAATCAGACTCTCCAAAAAGACAAAAGAATGGACAAACAGCCGCGGTTAAAATTTTCCTGAAGCGTGTTATGGATAACGTTCATGTTTCGGTAGCTGTCCTTTTGAATCGCGTAGATGGTTGCGTTGCGGCATGGGTTTATTTTACATCGCTACTGAAGACATATCCCGGCGAGAGGATGTCCAAACGAGACGCCAACTTCGGCAAGAGTAGCTCACTCCTAGCCTTAACATcattaataaaaattttgaaacggCGAAGGTTTTCTACGCCAGataaaaataaatgtgtcgaaATAGATGGTAGAAAGAGgcaccagagaaaacaacgttcgtctTCGAATTCGAATTTAAATCGAATGTCAAGTTCTGGTATTTTTCAGGAAAATGTCGAAAGAATTTATGAAAATCGATGACAAAATAGCACACATAATCGATTTTAAAATCAACGTGCTCTGCTCAgtccaaaaacttcaaaaaattTACAACCCAGACGATAATAGTTTGACTACAAGTACTagtttttaaatataaaaaatatgatCATTTCTTTAACAGTACGACGATCATTTCGTTTGATAAttatttgtaaaaatgaaaaattaaaacttgtgatttaaaattgaattatcCACAGACAGTGCGCAAAATAgtggaaaaaaaattacacacAGTTAATCTTTTCCAAAGTTACTAAAGGCATttctttttttgaatttacctCTCTCCTTCCATTTAGCTATAACATTGCGATGAAACCGAAtagatataaaaataaataagtatAAGATAAGCTTCGAAGAAAGGTTATGCAGCAAATGGCATAATCGAACAGTAACTTAAGCAGTAGTGTTAACAGTGTTAACAGAGTTACAAAcgctgtgtgtgcgtgtgttgaAATATTGCTGCAGAAATTTGCAGAacccgagagatttttgtacatTGTTTGACTATAGACCATGTAAGTTACTAAGTACTAAGTTTGAAACTGCATTTTGCTAGAAGTAATACTGCTAGTGAGAAATAAAGATGAAAAGTCATAGAATGATAGGGTCTTTCTGTTGTATCCGAAAATTTGTAGTTCAAATTTAAGGCTGATGTTTAGACTAATTTGTGTACAAATCATGTAAGGTAGGACGGGATAAAGTGTGTCACGGGGCAAAGTGTATTAATGAAGTTTTCTAAGTCCTATGATATTATTCcaagtttgaaatatttttctttcaaaCATTTTATCAGTACCATAATCTACTAGGGATAAATAATAACCAGCAAGCTATGAGTTTCTATTTAAAATATATTGAAATTTTTGGCACTGTCGTTTATGCGATACTTCAAAATGGAAAACTATttatcatttaaaattcaatggcTTTACCCCATATTAtagataaattatttatttaagtTTAACGACTGCTTATAAAAGTGGTTTACAGGCTATATATTTGCAAGCAAGCGTTAATTTTCATGTTTGTTCAAATAACATGCTTCGGGGCAAAGTGTGTCACAGTATTCTGGGACGAGGGGTGTAAATGTAAAGTTAGAAAAATATTGCTTAGAAAtacgttttaaatatctactgtTTAATCTAGATTACTTACATGGCATAGGTGTGCATAAAATAACGATTGAGAAAAGAACTCATAAGCTGCTAAATAGACCAAGCGATTAAATACTCAAAACAACGTGTCGAAAATATTGAATATACCTACGTTGCAGGAAACTGCAAATCCCGCACTGACTGATTTGAACATGCAATGCTATACGTTCTCTCATATTAATTTAATGTtgtcttctggtatccatgagcactATTTAAGCTTTTTTCGGtcagagttttcactgtacagtaggaaaTGCTtcttgagctaaaacgaaacaaataatgaaaataacttatattaagcTTACCTCCTAATAAGGTCGTATGCCTCAGCCCTCACCCAAAATCGCAATTTTGAAATCAGCtggccgggaaccacccagcatcgcatctcctagcttggctactgaATAGAggattaccgggtaaggccacgtggaggcgctaggtaggggcttgggatggctggggctatgttggacgcttcctcatttgcttttcccatttcatacccaggtcGGTGACAATCTATTACTCATCATAAACCATTATCAACGTTAATCGAGCTCCCAAAGCTTAAACTTAGGCCAATATCCATGTTATTATTTCCTTCCTGCTGCTGATGCATTCTGCGCTTATAGTTACCACAATGTTATGTACCTTCTTTACGCGTTCTCCACTGCGCAGATGTGCCATTTCTGTTAGAGAACATTAGTCGTTTTGTTTTTTCCTGTAGGTGTACAGGACAGGGTCAAAATTTCGGTCTAGGGAAATCAAATATCCGCTTTAACAATTCTATCGGTTAACTTTGTGACTATGACCGTCTACAAAACTATTTTAGTTCGCTGCTAATTTTACTATCAGAATGTGTGTGACCCTGGTAGTTGTAACTGTAACCCTTAAGCTACACCAATTCCTATCGCTACCGTTCGCTATCCTCagggcccagacacaatgcatatgaATTTGCATTGTGCCTGGGCCTTTATGGTATCAAGTGGGATGCGAGCAATCGTACATATGTTACATATACCTACAACATATCCGAGACTGCTTTGGTGCAGTATTCTATCCAAATTTTAcgtgtttttattattttcaaaggtATAGTGAAAGTTTGGGCGCCCGATGTTTTAcaaacctgcaaaggcacccctggccttcctgatccgtgtggcgaTATCAGTCTTGGTGACGCCATCAGGCGTTGCCTGGtgaccaagatattgaaaagtTTCCTCCTGCTCAACCTGTTGTCCCGCTGCTGTGAAGTTTtagggattgtcagtgttcactagcATAGAGttctttttgctacattgactatgAGACCTTTTTGGAGAGGTATTCTAACTTGcactgcatatcgtttcggtgaTAATATGCAGCTCTGTCTCGataagatggactagcttatctagaACTTCTCTACACCTATTATTTTCatggttgagtcggtcaaacactttttcgaagtcaacgaacaccagcagaagagagtccaggaagtcgttgatctgctccaatataatgcataTAATGCGGACTGTTGTGATATGATCTATAGATATGATCCGTCAGCACGGAattcagcttgctgccgccggagagtagcgtcgattttCTACTGGATCCGGTTCAGGTTTCTCTTAcagagtaccgtcatccggggcgagattgtgccaaaaaacatatttttgttctttagccagtatacacacaattaaggaactaagttgatttcaaacctgtcaatatagattgtataacaattccccgaaagatatttccccgaatgtaccAATTGCCCGAAAACCATTGTCCCGAAGGATATTTACCCGAATGTAATAATTCCCCGAAAtatatttccccgaatgtactGGTTTCCACGAGTAAAATTCATGGCCTGTTCACTATGGGCCAGacattgaaatttcgggacaaaaatatttgcggttaaacggcgtgtctcagctcaatgtagtcttcggcaactttttgaatgaaaaaatgatgcatctttgaaggagtcgtccaatatttacgtgttactttaacaacaatttatgtaataactttttgagtaaaatttttttcacctttttagtttcagaatattaaagataaaccaatttcaagtattttttctgaagatatcaaacttctaccttttacccattttcagcaatagatctTTGTTTTTAAACGACCCCTCCAATCgtatttcttcttgtaacatgtttatttcaacagacagctcaatgtgatgttctagacaacattttgcacattaaagaggaatatttttgctggagactatttcgtttttctgcattaattaataagatataactgtttttacgctaaaaaccgtttgatgaaaaatgtgtattttttcaagggtggtgtctttggagaagtaaaataataaaataaagcgcatcttcctgcactattagggtgaccatgaattcacctattacggtgatacaaacttttgttttcttaaataatttaaaaaaaaagtttttttttctccaaaagttgcagaaaatactaaaataagcaattttgctgaataaagtaactatctatctctttccGGTTACGatatataatgatgtgttaaaagagcatttgaaaatcaattacactcaataactttgcacacgattattttattgcttacgaatgttctacaaagttatttagtatgttgaaatacatattttctgtgaagattgtttgacgctaggacgcatatttattaagttataaaatgcatgaaaaaaaaaccgcactattcccaggtattcccagccatggtattcccaggtattctctgaaatacacatttgggcagatagctttaataattccctacaaattggtatgcaaattaattgcagatacttgcagatggctaagatattcagatttttcatcagacggtttttaaactaaaatcagttatatcttaataattaatgcatataaagcaaaacagtcttcggcaaaaatattgctcttttatgtgcaaaatattttctagaacatcacattgagctgtctgttgaaataaacatgttacaagaagaaatgtgatttgaggggtcgtttataaacaaaggtctattgctgaaaatgggtaaaaggtagaagtttgaaatcttcagaaaaaatacttgaaattggtttatctttaatattctgaaaccaaaaaggtgaaaaaaaatttactcaaaaagttatttcttaaattgttatttaagtaacgcttgaatattggacgaccctttcaaaatatgcatcaattttttattcaaaaagttgccaaagaccacattgagctgagacataatgtttaaccgcaaatatttttgttccgaaatttaaatttctggcccatagtgctgtTGTCAAGTATGTGTCTGGTCTTGCCAAAACTTTTTTTCCCAGTATCTTTAAAGTAGCAATTTGTGTAAGATTATACGACATACTGGGTAATATTTTCCCCGAAAGAAGTTTTCTGAAAAATGCTTTCCCGAATGTATTGATTCCTCGAATGTACTGAATTCGAAAATCAGTTTCCTCAATAGTACTACATTCCCAAAATACAGTTTATAAaaaccaatttctcgaatgccgCTTCCCCGGAAAGcatgtttttaaaaataagcCATTACTTTCACTGCGCAGCATTATACAATAGGTGATGCAGTTTTATGCTGCAAATCTGATAAGTTTAAAATTTGATAATCTAAAAGGCTGCAaatcaaaaagtagaaaaacacgTAAAGCTGAAACAATTGAAACGACAGTGAATGTTGACGGAACTTGTGACATACTAGTAATTATTACAAAACAAAACCAGTTTTCACATATTCTTGCTCGTAAAATAACTGCTGCTCGTGCGGAATCAACTGAAAATTAGTAACTACGACTGGGTATGCGGAAATTCACAAATTTGTGCGTGCGAAAGTCTGCTGCATCCAATGGTGGATTGGCTATCATTTTTCTTGGTGAATACATGGATCATTCTTGGTGAACAGATGCAGAACTTGACCTTCTTAGGTAGGTCCCTTGGTATGATTTCCAACATATAAAAGAAAAATCGTTTTCGGACCATGTACATAAGGCCAgtgccgtagcgtgcggttgtgAGACTAGCCACCGCCAAGGGTACTAGGTCTTAAGGGTGCCAAAAAGCAAGGCTCCAATAATAATTACAACCCTTTTTTACCATACTTTCACTTGAAACACTGTAAAAAGGTCAATTAACGGTAATGACATTATATTTCatgaaaaactgaaacaaaattcgtcattatttcaaagatattgtCGCATTTTGCTATTGATATACCGCTCATCAGATGGCGCACATTTAGGTACTTCAATTACGGTTTAGACCAGCAAAGTCGCTGGTTACTGCTTCCTTCTTTCACCTTCAGTCATAGAATTTAACTCTTGCAGGAGGGaaaattttcgacaaaaatgtttgaACGTATACTCTCAAGCATTCAAACATTGTTGAAGGAAACGTGCATGTTTTGTTGAGGGATATTGTTGACTTTAATACCATTTGCACGGAATTAGGAGCCAAAATTAGCCGAACGGAATTTGCGTGCCTCGCATCAGTAATGCCTAATACTCTGATCTCTAATGTACTTAACTTCAACGCTTATATAATTTGTGACCTCGAAAtataaaacgtcacttttcggggaaatggtacattcggcaaacggttttcggGGAAGTAGTATATTCGGGGAAATGGTTTTCGGGAAAGTGGTACATTCGGGAAAACAGTTCATTCGGGGAAATAGGCTTCGGGAAAATATCCTTCGGGGAACTGGATTTCGGGGAAACAGTTTTTGGGAAAATGTTGTACAAccgtcaatatatactaaattgttcaattaacaactaccgtcgagatggtttagttacaatgaaccctaattttactggaagtgcatgaactttggcacaatctcaccccttctaggggatgacattgtgccaaaaacaaaaagttaagcTAAAACCCTAAACAGTGAttattagcatgtttataaacaatacacataaatatcagtataaagtagttcacatggggccatccatgaactaagtggactattaggggcagggggtcggtcaaaaacaacgcatcatacaaaaagtatgaacgaaaataacccggagaggtctgaaataactacaaatgagttcgtagtcaatggacagcctagcgtttctagggttaacaagggggagatatatgaaggggtgtatcctaaggaggtatacctatttgatcatttaacaaaaccaaccattacttcgttggagaacccgcggccgcagaacatgtggcctatcccacccccctccccctccttaaaactggcagtttatacacggtttaatatattcgtcttatattagagtgtttattcaaagtatctgaaatttccagagaaaaagtaaaaattcacaaatgtgaaatccacaaattggatcgatcattatggcttggcacaatctcacccccgtgaagctcgaaaagtgcaaagtttcgaaaaatattattttcgtaatcaaaacttatccaacgcataataacctttcaatacattgtaaatcattagtttatataccttcaagatagcaagttgatgcgatttcttgtctggattggtttatgcgggacaatttttacaagcgttatttccgcatatttttgatcgcgaactttgaaaccctgtttaggctaaatagtttactaatattatctgtgttctattctaagttatgaataaatatgttttgttcatcatcattttgaatttaggttaccagtttctatagatataaaaaattttcacaaataaacatttttggtttttggcacaatgtcacccccgcggcacaatctcaccccggatggcggtactttcAGAGTAATATAGAACTAGAACAACGTGATGCTACGCCAGTTATCGCATGCAGTTTGATCTTTTGTTTTAGgtactttgaccaatatgccctgcatccagtcaaCCGGAAAAGTTGCAGTTTCCCATGTATTGCTGAATAGCTGATGTATCATCTGgcctgacaaagatgggtcagctttgtgcatctcggctgaaatgcaGTCTAATAGTATAATCAattatatattgattctactcaaatttggttccatttgcttgattagttctcgagttatgaggaaatttgtatttcatttgtatggaagccccccccccccctcttaaagggaagcgGAGtcgtaattccccttctaaagaggggaggggtctcaattcaccatagaaaaaaatcttgtctccaaaaacacccacttgctaaattttgttccatttgcttgattagtgctcgagtaatgcagaaatttgtgcttcatttgtatgggagcccccccccccctcttagtggggggaggggtctctaaccatcataagaaccttccctagccccaaaaacctctacatgcaaattttcacgccgattggttcagtagttttcgatcctATAAGGAAcccgatagacagacagacaggaattCATTTTGATATGTAAGATAAATTGCCTTCATCTCAGGTGATCAAATGGTTGCCCGGGCTAGTTCATAGAAACCGTGCTTTCCAGGCGCTAACCACTTGAGACATGTTTTATTTAATGCTTTGGActtcaaaatttatatttacttatataatctACTTTTACTTTCTTTAACCGGTAAACGTAAAATAATCGGTTCGTATGAATCATTAAGCGCTGATGTCACTAAATCCCCATACTGGGCCATGCAGAAGTGGAACTGAGTCTGACGGTATTAGGTCATCGATGAGATCGTCGCTACTTAGTAAGAACCAGTAGAACCATATATGGACATGCGCCGATGCAATTTTTTAACGTAGAATTGCTGGAAGATGTTTTATAGGACGTGAGTGGGAGTAAAGCTAgttgatttttcattttatatcACAGCATGGTTTTAAACCAAGTTAGGTGATATTTGGTTTTTAATGATTGATTTAATGCAAATTCTTGCACCTACGCGACTGTTGTTAGATGTACTCGTAAGACAGTAACATAGCGGTAATAAATCCATCCGGCGACTTGCCGAGAAACGCGTTCAACGTATTTTAACGATGCAAGCAACAGCAAAAAGCATACCCATTTCAAAAAGCTTGCTTGGTAAAGCAAAACGTGTGCAtgtattctatttttagacCGGTCAATTGAAGTTTATTAACCTTTCTTTCCACGCTGAGAAAACATAACGCAGCGATGCTACCACCACGACAGTTGTCCGTTATACATACCGTTTTTGTCATGCTCGAAAAACCAAGTGaaacgaaacgaagtaaagcAGCGTAAaggaagcaataaaaaaaacggTTTAATTGGAGAAACGTTTATTTAATAAATTAATTTTCTCCGCGCCTCACggctattttctttcgtttgattTGCTGGGCTTTTCCGCCACTATGCTATGACTAATAGCAAGCGTCTAGATTTAATACTCTTCGGCACCTTCTCCCTCTCCTTCGCCCGAGTCCATGCCGACTTCTTCGTAATCCTTCTCGAGGGCTGCCAGATCCTCACGGGCCTCAGAGAATTCACCTTCCTCCATACCCTCGCCAACGTACCAGTGGACGAAGGCACGCTTGGCGTACATCAGATCGAACTTATGATCCAAACGGGCCCATGCTTCAGCGATGGCAGTCGTATTAGACAACATGCAGACGGCACGCTGTACTTTAGCCAGGTCACCACCGGGAACGACAGTCGGGGGCTGGTAGTTGATGCCGACCTTGAAACCAGTTGGGCACCAATCGAcgaactgaatcgtacgcttaGTCTTGATGGTTGCAATAGCAGCGTTGACATCCTTTGGTACTACATCACCACGGTACAGCATGCAACAAGCCATGTACTTGCCATGACGGGGATCGCATTTCACCATCTGGTTGGCCGGTTCAAAGCATGCATTGGTGATTTCAGCTACCGACAGCTGCTCATGGTAAGCTTTCTCGGCTGAGATAACCGGAGCATAAGTTACCAATGGGAAGTGAATACGTGGGTACGGAACCAAGTTGGTTTGGAATTCAGTAAGATCGACGTTCAAAGCACCGTCAAATCGAAGCGAAGCGGTAATCGAAGAAACAATTTGACCAATCAAACGATTCAGGTTGGTATACGTAGGGCGTTCAATGTCCAAGTTACGTCGGCAAATGTCGTAAATCGCCTCGTTATCAACCATAAATGCGCAGTCGGAATGTTCCAAAGTGGTGTGCGTTGTCAAAATGGAATTGTAAGGTTCAACCACGGCGGTCGAAACTTGTGGAGCCGGGTAGATGGCAAACTCCAACTTCGACTTCTTACCGTAGTCAACGGAGAGACGTTCCATCAACAGGGAAGTAAAACCGGATCCGGTACCGCCTCCGAATGAGTGGAAAATCAGGAAACCCTGAAGACCGGTACATTGGTCAGCTAGCTTACGAATGCGATCCAGGACAATGTCGACGATTTCCTTTCCAATAGTGTAGTGACCACGAGCGTAATTGTTGGCTGCATCCTCCTTTCCGGTAATTAACTGTTCCGGGTGGAACAGCTGCCGGTAGGTTCCGGTGCGAACTTCATCTACTACTGTTGGTTCCAAATCAACAAAAACGGCGCGGGGAACATGCTTTCCAGCTCCAGTCTCGCTGAAGAAAGTGTTGAACGAATCATCGCCACCGCCAATGGTTTTGTCCGAGGGCATTTGACCGTCCGGTTGGATTCCATGCTCCAGACAGTACAATTCCCAGCAGGCATTTCCAATTTGGACTCCAGCCTGACCAACGTGTACAGAGATACATTCACGCTGAAGAAAtttgaaaaagagaaaacactTAGTAAGCTGATACTCAATATTAACGATTACGCAAAAGAATGTTCATTCCTCTACATAACGGTTCACCAATAAAGATGAGAGAACCGTCCGATTGGAGAAACATGTTACTCTAGCCTTATCTGATTAAAGACCGGATCGCAAAGGGTAAGCAAATTGGTCTTTTGCCCAGAAAGGCGAACGAAAATCTATTTTTGTAATGTTCTAGGTATCGCAATGCTATGACTCATGCTGCAGATGCAACATTCTACTTCTGATTATGCGCGTTGGCGTGgcataatgaaaaagaaaatggcGTCAGTCGGCTAGTTCCTCACGcataaattagaaaaaataatctTCAAATTCACCGAAATTCATACTTTTTACAATGAATAAGAGGTGAATCGAAACTTTCTCGTATATACTACGAATTTTAACGAGAAAATCGACCTATTTCACCAAATTCCGGTTTCGAAGTTTTCACCGGCATGTGGTGACGTGGTCGATGAAAGTCATATTATATgaacaataaatatttaaaattacacaatttaaaaaatacttaccattttgaaaattaaaacgtTTCACTTGCACGAAAAGAATACTTCACAGGTATTTGAGATTCAATTAACTTGAAGAATCAGATAAGCTTTAGCTCGATTTGGTACAGCTAACTAGGACGCCTTCCAAACTGAGAATGATGGGCAAACCCGAAGTGAATTTCGTTTTATGTTATAGCATGGACCATTTGGAAAACGAACCAGTCGAGCACAGCAAGCGCAGCAAGAAGCAACGAACTTTTGTCGGTTGCGCTCGTTGCGCTGCGGCTTCGTTCGTgtccagtgttgccacatatgcATCTGTACTGGAAGTGAAAAAATCTTGTTCATCAGTAAATAAATATCTACAAtcgaaaattgcatttttcgattCAGCAAAATGATTTACTGGTTGTTATTAACCAGCAACTTTTTCACTGAAATCCAGCAAATGATTAAAATTTTTACTAAAGATCCTCGAATGTCATTTTTACTGAAAGTTCAGCAATTGCATCTGTCAATCCATCTGTCAAACGCCACACAGCGAAGCGAAATTATCTTTGGtattgcgctcttcgcactcaattggactgcacagtcatacataaagtgcaaccttcaaaactgtgatgaaaagtgtgcttgTAATATCGCTCTGCTGTGCtgacaaaagcacaacttacaaaaaatcgtttggtatcgatattaactgca harbors:
- the LOC128743870 gene encoding tubulin alpha-1 chain-like; the encoded protein is MRECISVHVGQAGVQIGNACWELYCLEHGIQPDGQMPSDKTIGGGDDSFNTFFSETGAGKHVPRAVFVDLEPTVVDEVRTGTYRQLFHPEQLITGKEDAANNYARGHYTIGKEIVDIVLDRIRKLADQCTGLQGFLIFHSFGGGTGSGFTSLLMERLSVDYGKKSKLEFAIYPAPQVSTAVVEPYNSILTTHTTLEHSDCAFMVDNEAIYDICRRNLDIERPTYTNLNRLIGQIVSSITASLRFDGALNVDLTEFQTNLVPYPRIHFPLVTYAPVISAEKAYHEQLSVAEITNACFEPANQMVKCDPRHGKYMACCMLYRGDVVPKDVNAAIATIKTKRTIQFVDWCPTGFKVGINYQPPTVVPGGDLAKVQRAVCMLSNTTAIAEAWARLDHKFDLMYAKRAFVHWYVGEGMEEGEFSEAREDLAALEKDYEEVGMDSGEGEGEGAEEY